Proteins from a single region of Thunnus maccoyii chromosome 23, fThuMac1.1, whole genome shotgun sequence:
- the si:dkey-159a18.1 gene encoding sortilin, producing MIWRLVVLSGTCILLYCSVAWGRDGRSRGGRTVTFRRTQQDESQGQVRTRSRRDASTSSGAFKPSHGHPFTSCRLSLTPAEHKVLDDNTHETGFNGDDGSYVILTWVGDGTGVVLVLSTISAPIESFYDGGSSRLYRSTDYGKSFHDISHRINNTFIREEFGVSVGPGSSVILTADIPVVDHPGGIIFTSTDAGATFKFIQLPFHLAQPITYHFLNPDYLVALSIDGSLWLSLDFGAKWTKVHDGVHSFSWGSGIDLFFSCSQVDTVEAEERGDLQLKRTKDLGKTFTIIHEDIYSFGYIGAFLFFSVMEDTRSPRVMYFSSDQGDTFSKALLPSASTEQFYSILDGDEDMLFMHVDNPGDTFFGTMYTSDDRGILFSKSLERHLFDGQRKSDFTNITSLRGVYLTNKLDEDGRIRSVISFNRGGTWSQLNKPENVECGEKVKNCNLHIHGEHSRNNRIVPMLPLSEPTAIGLVIAHGTVGDSLSSSQNPDVFVSSDGGYNWRGTLRGPHHYSILDSGGLIVAVEAQREGQVKTIKFSTDEGQCWKFYNFTEQPFFFAGLDSEPGTKAMNVSVWGFRPEEDGQPMWVAVTIDFQSLITRECNDEDYEEWLAHSTDRGDSERDGCVLGVKETYRRLKKQSVCRNGRGHVVRKKQSPCLCTREDYLCDYDYYRHVNTSECVRQPSSANKTLEICLNGEEDELLTTGYRKVPSDRCEGGFTPQMAEQTVIRPCGVKPSPGPPARSRSPVTHFDTPRERLVLILVCTGAGVIVLVAIISAVLAVRRVVYRDRTPVYRFSNLQIQDDDNCITADLESATSSNGTACQQDSDDDLIG from the exons ATGATCTGGAGACTTGTGGTCCTCAGTGGGACGTGCATCCTTCTTTATTGTTCTGTAGCATGGGGCAGAGATGGAAGAAGCCGCGGGGGGAGGACGGTGACTTTCCGCCGCACTCAGCAGGATGAGAGCCAGGGCCAAGTGCGCACACGTTCCAGGAGGGACGCCAGCACCTCCTCAGGCGCCTTTAAACCTTCTCACGGTCATCCTTTCACCTCCTGCCGGCTCTCCCTGACCCCAGCCGAGCACAAGGTTCTGGATGACAATACACATGAG ACAGGTTTTAATGGTGATGATGGCTCCTATGTAATTCTCACATGGGTGGGCGATGGTACAGGA GTAGTCCTGGTGCTGTCAACAATTAGTGCTCCGATTGAATCTTTCTACGATGGAGGCTCGTCACGACTTTACCGAAG TACGGATTATGGAAAGTCCTTCCATGACATCTCCCACCGCATCAATAACACCTTCATAAGGGAGGAGTTTGGAGTCAGCGTGGGACCAGGGAGCTCT GTGATACTGACAGCTGACATACCAGTGGTTGACCATCCAGGAGGGATCATTTTCACCTCCACGGATGCCGGTGCGACCTTTAAATTTATTCAGCTGCCCTTCCACCTGGCTCAACCAATCACGTACCACTTCCTCAACCCTGATTACCTTGTGGCCCTCAGCATTGAT GGCAGTCTGTGGCTTTCTCTGGACTTTGGTGCTAAGTGGACAAAAGTTCATGACGGAGTGCATTCTTTCTCCTG GGGGAGTGGCATTGATTTGTTCTTCAGCTGCAGTCAAGTAGACACAG ttgaagcagaggagaggggagatTTACAGCTGAAGAGGACAAAGGATTTGGGTAAGACCTTCACCATAATCCACGAGGACATCTACAGTTTTGGCTACATCGGagcctttctcttcttctctgtgatGGAAGATACG AGATCCCCCCGTGTCATGTATTTCTCATCAGACCAAGGTGACACCTTCAGTAAAGCACTGCTCCCTTCTGCCTCCACTGAGCAG ttttaCTCCATCCTGGATGGAGATGAGGATATGCTCTTCATGCATGTGGATAATCCAGGAG ACACTTTCTTTGGAACCATGTACACGTCAGATGACCGTGGTATCTTGTTCTCCAAATCACTGGAGCGCCACCTGTTTGATGGACAGAGGAAGAGCGATTTCACCAACATTACTTCACTGAGAGGAGTCTACCTCACTAACAAACTAGATGAGG ATGGCCGTATAAGATCTGTGATTTCCTTCAATAGAGGAGGAACGTGGAGTCAACTTAACAAACCTGAGAATGTGGAGTGTGGagagaaagtaaaaaat TGCAACCTTCATATTCACGGGGAACACAGTCGCAACAACCGAATCGTTCCCATGCTTCCTCTGTCTGAGCCAACTGCTATCGGTCTGGTTATCGCTCATG gtACTGTGGGTGATTCTCTGTCATCGTCACAGAATCCAGATGTATTTGTTTCCTCAGACGGGGGTTATAACTGGAGGGGGACATTGAGGGGTCCTCACCACTACAGCATATTGGACTCTGGAGGTCTCATTGTGGCTGTGGAGGCCCAGCGTGAAGGACAAGTCAAGACTATAAA GTTTTCCACAGATGAGGGCCAGTGCTGGAAGTTCTACAACTTTACTGAACAGCCCTTCTTCTTTGCAGGCCTGGATTCCGAACCGGGCACCAAGGCCATGAATGTCAGTGTGTGGGGCTTCCGGCCCGAGGAAGATGGCCAGCCCATGTGGGTGGCTGTCACCATTGACTTCCAGAGCCTTATTACCAGAGAGT GTAATGACGAGGACTATGAAGAGTGGTTGGCTCACTCAACGGACAGAGGAGActcagagagagatggatgtgTCCTGGGTGTCAAGGAGACTTACAGGAGGCTAAAGAAACAATCCGTATGCAGAAATGGTCGAGGCCATGTGGTGAGGAAGAAGCAAAGCCCCTGCCTGTGCACCAGAGAAGATTACTTATG TGACTATGATTATTATCGTCATGTGAACACTTCAGAGTGTGTGAGACAACCCAGCTCTGCAAATAAAACCTTGGAGATCTGTCTGAACGGAGAGGAAGATGAGCTCCTGACAACAGG GTACCGTAAGGTCCCGAGCGATAGGTGTGAGGGGGGATTCACTCCTCAGATGGCAGAACAGACAGTCATCAGACCCTGTGGTGTTAAACCCAGCCCTGGTCCACCTGCCAGATCCAGGTCTCCAGTCACACACTTTGACACACCG CGAGAGAGGCTGGTGTTGATACTGGTGTGTACAGGGGCAGGAGTGATCGTCCTGGTAGCTATCATTTCCGCCGTCCTTGCTGTCAGGAGAGTGGTTTATAGAGACAG GACACCAGTGTATCGTTTCTCCAACCTCCAGATTCAGGATGACGACAACTGCATCACAGCTGATCTTGAAAGCGCAACCAGCAGCAATGGCACGGCCTGTCAGCAGGACTCAGATGAT GATCTTATTGGATGA